One region of Brachybacterium saurashtrense genomic DNA includes:
- a CDS encoding YlbL family protein, which produces MIDRPAPSPRPRRVRALLARTVDDAQLARPVTALVSLAVLCVMILVGSLLPVPYVIERPGPAIDVLGEYQDEQILVIEGADTYETEGALMMTTVSVDGGPGYRVTPVEVVTAWFSPTRQVLPREAVFPEGQTREETALTNVAAMSTSQQGAVAVALGELGIAHEDVVMIAGVEEGGAAEGTLEGGDVLLAVDGESAQDVEGYQQLIRAVPDGEDIPMTVLRDGEELDLEVPTREVDGRSMMGVVLARGFSFPLDVEIAVGDIGGPSAGMMFSLSVYDQLTPGALTGGHRIAGTGTLAEDGTVGPIGGIRQKMAGAEDSDAEFFLAPSQNCEEVVGHVPEELDVVAVSTFDEALAATETIAETGDTEGLTTCEDVTS; this is translated from the coding sequence GTGATCGATCGCCCCGCCCCCTCCCCGCGCCCGCGTCGGGTGCGGGCGCTGCTCGCCCGCACCGTCGACGACGCCCAGCTCGCCCGGCCGGTCACGGCGCTCGTGTCCCTGGCCGTGCTCTGCGTGATGATCCTGGTGGGCTCGCTGCTGCCGGTGCCCTACGTGATCGAGCGGCCCGGCCCCGCGATCGACGTGCTCGGCGAGTACCAGGACGAGCAGATCCTGGTGATCGAGGGCGCGGACACCTACGAGACCGAGGGCGCGCTGATGATGACCACCGTCTCGGTGGACGGCGGCCCCGGGTACCGGGTCACCCCCGTCGAGGTGGTCACGGCCTGGTTCTCCCCCACCAGGCAGGTGCTGCCGCGGGAGGCGGTCTTCCCCGAGGGGCAGACCCGCGAGGAGACCGCTCTCACCAACGTCGCCGCGATGAGCACCTCGCAGCAGGGCGCCGTGGCCGTCGCGCTGGGCGAGCTCGGCATCGCGCACGAGGACGTGGTGATGATCGCGGGGGTCGAGGAGGGCGGCGCGGCCGAGGGCACGCTCGAGGGCGGGGACGTGCTCCTCGCCGTCGACGGCGAGAGCGCGCAGGACGTCGAGGGCTACCAGCAGCTGATCCGCGCGGTCCCGGACGGCGAGGACATCCCGATGACCGTGCTGCGCGACGGCGAGGAGCTCGACCTCGAGGTCCCCACCCGGGAGGTGGACGGCCGCTCGATGATGGGCGTGGTGCTCGCGCGCGGCTTCTCCTTCCCGCTCGACGTGGAGATCGCCGTGGGGGACATCGGCGGGCCCAGCGCCGGCATGATGTTCTCGCTGTCGGTGTACGACCAGCTCACCCCCGGGGCGCTCACGGGCGGTCACCGGATCGCCGGCACCGGCACCCTCGCCGAGGACGGCACCGTGGGGCCGATCGGCGGGATCCGCCAGAAGATGGCGGGCGCGGAGGACTCCGACGCGGAGTTCTTCCTCGCCCCCTCCCAGAACTGCGAGGAGGTGGTCGGTCACGTGCCCGAGGAGCTCGACGTGGTGGCCGTCTCCACCTTCGACGAGGCGCTCGCCGCCACCGAGACCATCGCCGAGACCGGCGACACCGAAGGCCTGACCACCTGTGAGGACGTGACATCGTGA